Below is a window of Xiphophorus couchianus chromosome 1, X_couchianus-1.0, whole genome shotgun sequence DNA.
ACGTGTAATTGCAAAATGATGCATGATTGGTGGTAGAATCACAGCAtgggaaggtttttttttaagtaggaACACAGTAGCTGGTTAGAGTTGACTGAAGGATTGATAGAGctaaacagcagaaaactgaaaacaaatgcattccaCAGTTTCCAAATTTTACTCCACAGCTGTGCCCTGTTAGTCTAACTCTAAGACAAATAAAGGCTATAAAATGTATTGAAGAACGTGATTTAAAAAATTCAGgctgtatgaatacttttgcaaggcctTGTATCTCATTAGCTGTTTAATGGAAGCTCAACCATTACCGGTACTTTAAATAATGCTAATTACAAGGTCAAACACAAGTGTGCTTTGTCACAGCAAATTACAGTTAAATCATTTAATAGGGTGTGTACACTCTGCGTTTCTGTCAAGTTTATgttaaaattctgaattttagtaatgtttttatgacaaCTTAATTCTAGTCCGTGAAAGCCctaaaaatcacatttgtgttcattaaaatttcaaggatattaaaatgacaaacattatGACTTATTTAACACTTTCCTGTGTTCTCATAGGATCCAGGAATTTGGAGAGCAGGCGGAAAACAAGCCCTTATTTCAGTGGGAAACATCTCAAAGATGGTAATGTTTATGGAGTTAATTTGTGCACAATTGTTGGCAGGCTTTACCCTTCCTAATATCTGAGATATTAGAACTGTTCTCTGTGTTTATGCTCAGGACTCAGCCCACCCAGGAGAAAATCTCTCAGAAAATGGACACCTCCCAGGTCTCCCTTCAACCTCATACAGGAAACCCTTTTCCATGACCCCTGGAAGCTCCTGGTGGCCACTATTTTTCTGAATAAGACAAGTGGTAAAGTCCCACATTTGTGCAGCCTGAATCAATCTGCAGTAAAAATTGGAATTTCACTAGTTCttcattacaggaaaaatggCCATTCCAGTGCTTTGGGTGTTCTTTGAGCGCTACCCGTCTGCAGAGGTGACCCGGGAGGCCGACTGGAAGCCCATGTCTGAACTCATGAAGCCACTTGGGCTCTATGAGCTTCGAGCCAAAACAATCATCCGCTTCTCCGGTGATGATATGAGACATCTGCTGGATAACTTTCGTCTAGGAAAAAAACTAACTGTGTTTTCTCCTGATTAGatgagtttttaaataaacagtggCGTTACCCTATTGAGTTGCATGGTATTGGCAAGTACGGGAACGACTCCTACAGGATCTTCTGTGTTGATGAGTGGAGACAGGTGAATGAACTCAACTCCCTAgctattttaagttatttttaagtcacAATTAAGCTAaatcacagattatctgtatttttcttttataggtGACTCCTAAAGATCACAAGTTAAATAAATACCATGCCTGGCTGTGGGAGAACCATAAAACGTTGGGAATCTGAAGAATGATCAACCTCAAGAAAGACTTTATCTTCAAGCAAGAAAATCTTCTAGGCTACATAATGATGGATGCTGTCTAACCTACAGCAGATCAAAACAATACACTTACACTTTTAAATCTGAATCTCATTAAAATTATGTAGTCAAGTTTCAAATGTTTGccctttaaaaagttttatttcttgttcaATAAAAgagttttagtcattttaacaGCTGAAAGGATTCTCTTCcttgttttgctgaaatgtaGCTCATGCCTGAAAATGTTCTCAGTGTTTATCTGGTTAGTTTGTTGCCACATGCTAATAATCTTTCTCTTTTGTGTCTGCTATCCCAGCACCTATCTCTATACCCACACCCATTTATGTTTCTCAAGACACTCCAAACTTTGCTATCACTCCAATAACCTTACCAATTCTCCCAGACCATGGTATTGTGGTAAAGAGCAGTCAGGTGAGGCGATTACCTGGCGTCGACCTAATGTGCGGTTGCTGTAGAtgcattattaaataattagacaCAATGATTGTAAGTaaacataaaagcacaaatgtaTAAATCTGATTCGCAGAATATTCCGAGGTTGGATCATTTGTACCCACCTTTGGTCCTTAAACGCACCGTCAGTCTTGAAACATGCACTGTTCACCATTATTACCACCAGAGGTCGCTGATCATGCAAAGAGGAGAGCGTTTCAGGCGAAAAGAATGAGTCATGAGATACACCCAGGGAATAGcctgacttttattttggttttactgtaaaaataaataagataaaatcaTGGTCACTGAGTTGAAGTTGTTGTGTCAGGTATCATCAGGTGTGGAGGAAACCATTTTATGGATCCATCAGTGAGAAAGAAGAGTACAGGTAAATCTACCATTCTAAATTATCCTCTGACAAGGCCTCACCTTTGCACAGATTATTAATATGTGGTTTATTTTGCGAAAAAGGAAATACGAGAGCAGCTGAAGAGGCAGATGGAGGAGAAGTGCGTGGACCTGAAGCTGCAGCTAGCTAGTAAAGTAAAAGAAGCAGAGCATCTCATAGCGGTGGACCGCCTCGCCCTATCTAGTGAGAGACAACAGCAAATTCAGCAGACCAAAGCAATGGCAATCTACAGAGATGAGAACAAGAGGGTACGGTCCCAATCATGCATTATGCATCCATTACCAATCCCTCTGTGTACTAAAATATGCTGAAAATGCTTCCTGGAGCACGCTTTGAGGTTATAGTAAAaggtcttgtttttttttttctcagttgtaCTTGTTTTGTGTGCAGCTAATGGAACAGAGCAGGAGGGACAGAGCACTAACACATTCCCAGGAGGCCCTGAAGGAGAGAGAGCTGCTGCGCCTTAACCCCATTAACTGGAGTGGAACACTGACATGACTCCAAGTAGCCAAAACCTGCAATTCAGGCTTCTTCTCAGCCAGTGAGGAGCAAACCCTCagtttgaaatgaaacaaaaaagtgatggaaaaaagaaagcatattATGTTAAGtggaataaacataaaatatgggcttagtgttttgttttttcttataaatataaatatggagaaaaaatgTCTCGAGATCTAATTATAGCTTAGcttattaaaactcaaaattgtgtttctggacacaaaataacatcaaaccatttaaaaaaactaaaaaggtgTATACATGTCCAGTACAGTACAAGATCTCAATGCTTGATCAAGTttcattttgcatgaattactgcatcaaagCACAAAGCAGCGTGGCATGAAGACGATCAGGCTGCAGCGGAGGTTTAATGGAAGCCCAGGTTGCTTTAACACCAAACTTCGCTTTTCTCCATTGTTGGGTCTGCTGTCTCGCTTTTTCCTTTTGATGCTGAAAAATTCAATCAGCATTTCCTTAAAGATCTCCCAGTCAATTTCTGCACCGACCTGGATCTAGAATACACAAACACCAGAAGATAACATGGCTCCCCAGACCAACACTGATTGGAAACTACTCACTGGACCTCAAGCCTGGGCCTCTCCACTCTACCTCTCGGACCTTatgttttttcaaatgacaTGCAGGACTTTAAAAGAAAGGATTTGCAGTCATCTAGTCCTTTCTCTCCTAAAGTAAGAAGCTCCTGATGTTGTCCTTGTCTTAGGAGGGACTCTAGACAAGCAATGCAACAGCTGTGGCCCTGGTCCTGGATACATCAGTGTGGGAAATTCAGATTCCAACTACAGTTTGCACAGAATTCTTCCATGGGCTTTGTTTCAGGGCCATTTTCAACCATGTTTTATCTTTCACACAACTTTTCATTGACATATTTACCAACAGCAATATGAAAAACCTACACTACCCACACTACACTGCTTCTTTAATAAGTAGCTATATTCTTCAACAAAGCTCCTTATTAAAGAAATAGTGTAGCCCACTGCTTACTGGACTACAGTCATGTCAGCAGTCTTTGTCGTTATGATTGTGTTGAGCATAACATGACCATGTACTGTTTTATTGCATGATaacaaatgcaataaaacaaatgttaatatttctaaaattaataataataccaTTAACTACTGACATTATCACTTGTAAATAGATCAGTGTGCAATTATACTATAATTTTTTTGacagtcaaaaacatttaaattcctgaaattgttttataatatatattaaaCTGGTACTATTTTATTTgcccaaacatttttctttgtcttctgttTCTCTGCCACTTCATCAAACatagttttccatttttcagcagttaaaatAGTCTATCAAAAAACAAAGcctacaaaaaagtaaaatctccTTTTATTGTAAAGCAAACACCTGTGGACGATTCCAGTCCAGGTAAATAAGGATCGTTAAAATGACCAAATGGATCAGAGGTGTTAGCGTTATGGCTCTCCAAAATAATCTCTGAATTACAGCTGAATGTTTGCATTGATAATACAAACAACTAAATattcacaaacataaataaagctttttttttttataaagaaaaaaaaggcaacagaaATTGGCTTGAATTATCCAGATTGCACTCACACACtccttttacatttaaataaataatccagcagctaaaaaagtaaaaacaatcaTGCTAAAGTAAACGATAAATTTAAACAGTGCAGTACTTCTGATTTCAAATGAACATAACATGCATTGTGacacaaacattcacagagGAAGAGGTATAAAGTCATCCAGTGAAAAAAAAGCCTCATGATACAAACCTCCTCAGACTCTATTTAGGGTTAGTTTGAGGGGACAGTGTTGATCTAAGTGCATGCTCATAGCTACCATTTGGAGTACAGCAGTAACCTGACACAGGCAAAGCTTATGGTAGGGAATGAAGTTCAGGTATTTTATATTAGTGCGGTGTTGCTTCATTCATGACATCATAGTCTTCACCTTTTCTTGCATAATCCTCTTCATCAATTATACATTAATTAATCCAAGCCCttataaattacataattaatcCCTGAAAGGCTAGCATTGAAGATAACGTCCCACCTTCGGTCAAGTCTTAGTCACCTCTTCTGGCTGGTATCCCCAGCTCCCTCTGTTACACAGACACGTGAAGACAGTCTAACGTCCCTTCAGAAATCCATCCAGCATGTAGTCTCCCTTCTCTGTCAGCCAATATCCAGCCATAGCAGCCACTCCTCCAATAAAAATGGCTGTGAACACCATGTCTCCCTTGGCTGCAAGTGTGGCGAGGGCACAGATTATGACGCCGAAGAACATCTGCTGCAGCACAAGAACCTCATCATCCGTCATGTCGTCAAACAGACCTTTCTCTGGGCCAGCTGAGGAGGCAAGACGAAAGCAAACTCAGATTTCAGAGTCCAAACTTCACCGAGATCTCCTTCTGGATTGCTTTCCAACAATGAGGTCAACATTTGCACTACTGATGCCGTTTTTACGCACAATTTTCTTCCCAGTATTTCTTGCACATAAACTTTAGATTTATATCCTACATGTGTCTTCAAATGTATAGACACAGTGCCTTCTTTCCCTAAGAACTACAAACATCAATGTGTTTTAATTGTCTCTCTCCATACGGCTCTGTTACCACCCTAGGTGCCATGTtacaaactcttttttttatgagacttaaaaatatgtaaatggaAAAATACTTAATGTACAAATCAGCTGTATTTAAATACAGCAGAAGGCATTAAACACTGGCAGCATTGATTCTAATCCAAACTATTCAGAGAAAATACAGAGACGGGAGACTAGTTTTGGTTCATACTGCTTTGCCTAAAACCTGATACTCACCAGGTGGCTTATTCTCCACACAAATGCTGTCTCTTCTGATGAATCCCTCAGCGCAGTCGCAGTGGAAGGAGCCCTCCTCGTTGATACAGGCCTCGTTCAGTCCGGGGCAGGCTATTGCGCGTTCGCTACATTCATCTACATCTGAGAGGGAACGCACAGTAAAATGGCTGAACCTCCACCAGGATAACCTTATGTGTTAAAAATTACACAGATAATTAATGACAGTTTAAATACCAAGACACTTGGCTCCTTTCAGTCTGTAGCCACGCGCACATTTCTTACAGCGAGCAGGACCGCTGCCCATGCAGCCCACACATGCCTGGTCACAGCCTGGAAGGTGAAACGGTCAGCATCATTACTGTCAATGTGATGCTCTGCCAGCTAGCAGAAGAGCAACTGCCTACTGTGGTCAAGTTTGTAGTTTCCACAACCATCACAGTTCATGATTCTTAAGTTTTCTTAATACAAACAGCATTTCCTAACCAATTATAGGATCCAGTTAATTACTTCATATTGGTAATTGATGCTCTTACTCTGACTTAATTTTCAAAAACCTCACAGAGACTGAAAATATCTGACTGCTATTTTCTCAACAATAACCCTCACACCGACCCGTGTTGCTTTCAAACCATTCGGTCTCTTGTCAGGGTGCATGCTGGTCAATTGAAACAACCAGCATGATTTTGTTTGCTAGAGATCAATAAATATTGAAGGAGCCATACCTCTGCATTCATAGGATCCctctatgttgtgacagtaagTGTTGGAAGGACATCGAGCCAGCTCTGTGCCGCACTCATCAATGTCTACAAGAGACATGGTAAAAGTCACGGGAAGTGTATTCATCCAaatttgctaaagaaaaaacaaccaaattcaCACTCACCCACACACTTGTTGTCATGAAGGATCCACCCAGGTTTGCAGGCGAGGCACTTGTAGTCCTGTGACCCTGAGCATTTCTTACAGGAGTGGAAGCACGCTAAACGTGGACGAGAACCGTTAACATCAAACCGATATCCGCTCCAGTTGAACATGACGCCgatttgaaaatgtgtaaacaGCAGTGTGGAAATGGCTCACCTGCACAAGCCCCTGCGCTGTCATTGGAGCTCTTCTCCCGGAAGTAACCATCAGCACAGCTCTGGCACAGCTGGCCGGAGTAACCCGGGTCGCAGACACACTCCCCATCTCCCAGACGACTGCCCTCACCCTCACATCGACCCAGAcctccacacacacccccaGGTCCGGACGGGCACTCTTCAAATTAGCACGATTACAATGATCAGCTCTTTGCTTAAATACTGCAGCAATGAAGGAAGTAAGCAAGGATGtagaatctgttttttttattgtactaaCATAAAGTAACCTGCTTGTGCACACCTTTGCAGTCAGGCCCAAAGTGTCCAGGTGGACAGCACAGTGTTAGCTGCTCAATGCAGAGCCACTCAAACAGATCTGGTGCCTCCTGCtgcctggaaaacaaacaaaatgttcaaacaagCTCATGATAACACAGCATGATTACACAGAAGAAGccataaatgttttcatctgttttgatCTATACggtaataaaacaaacttattaaAGGCAGGtttacaatgaaaaataaaaaacttgtcTTTAACACCTGTAATAATTTTAGCTGAGCTGTACCTGTGGAACCACCACGTCTCAACCTGGTCTTCTATCTGCTCCAGCAGACGGTTACattcaaaatctgttttctcaCAAGCGGCTTCGACGATCTCCAAAAGCCGAGTCTCACTAAAACGAGGAGACGATTATTAGGCAGAGGCTGAGCCACAGAAATATGCGAGTAATAAATACACGaagaagaaaatcaacatttaaaaccaaaaaacattctAGAGAAAGTATTGAATAATAGATAAAACGGATGTAAATTACAAATGGTCACAGTATCTCAACAGTAAGCTGCAGAGACTATTCCTACCTGCGTGCATACTTAGCCAGCTTCTCCTCCTCCCATGCGGTGTTGCCGCCACCAAAGTTCTTGTTTGCCGTTTTTTCTAATCCCTacacaaaaacttaaattttttaatccttcagtttgaaacaaagaaataaaagcatgataAAAAGATGTCAAGTGAAAATTTACAGTTAATCAGATTTACCTTAATGAAGCTTTCAGTGAGTTTTCTGCAGGTTTGACATGGCGCAGTCTGGACTTTCTCCACAGAGAGCTCTGACAGAAGCACCAGAGCAGGCAGCAAAGGCCAGACTCCCCTCATGATCCTTCAgaggacaaacagaaaatatgtgctTCACCAGAACAGGCAGACAGTCTCCAAAGTTTGAAGCAACAAGTTTATCTTCTAAAATTCTTCTTGTAATTTTCTTTGCAATTATTAATTTGAAAACTTACCTAAAACCTTAAAAGCTGCTTGGTAAAACAGCCAACACTATTCCACATCTGGAAAAACTGCTTACTGCTGATACAGTAATCAGAGTAATACAAGCAACCTTGTATTACTCTGATTTACCAAAGTTCTTATTGGCTTGATTCCTACATATGTATgcatttttcttcagaaaacgGAAGCCGTTAAACCATGAgatcaaattacattttgtacCTCTATGTTCCTCGCATGCGAACGTTAACTGGAAAGCAAGGTTTCAGTTTCTCTCCCCTCTATGCTTGAAACGCATTCCAGTCTGAACTAAAACTGTCAGAACTTGTAAAAGAGAGATCTTTCTGATCTTAAGAAACCAGCAACAGAAACAGCccctgttttaaattttaaattgttaccgttttattcatttttaatttgtcttgCCCACTACGACATTTCCATTCTTGGTCAGGTCAACTTTTAGAGTTCTTGAGCTTAATAAgagtttattaataataataataaataataataataataataataataataataatatacagGTGATCAATGTTGTCCAATAATGTTCCATTGTAGCAGATAGGGCTGCTCTTTCGATGAAATGCATGATTTACCTGCTTCTATGTCTACTGCACTGTAAAATTCAACGTTCATGctaatgagaaaataaagataaattaaaacaataacagtAAGCTTTCAAACAAGGGTGGATAAgcaattaaaatacaattttaaggCAAGGTAAGGTACAATTGAAGATATTAACTCACTGAACTAGTAGTACATCTCATATaccaacatttatttatcactTATATAAATCATATGTTACTAACGtagtaataaaaacagcaaaataagcTGTTTATCCGGGCTAAGATGCTCTGACTTCAATGTTAGCTCAGTAACATCAGCATCAGCTAAGGTcagctagctgctagctttagccAACCGTATCTATAAGACTGCTCTTCTGGCCACCACTGTTTATTTGAAGGCACTATTCAATCACATATATATATAGCGCTTAATCATTTTACCTCCATGTTTTTGCTTTgagatctttatttttgtacctTATTATTAAACCACAACGTCTGCTGCACCACCGACAGATCGTCTCCGTCCCTGCTGGCTCACTGTCACCTGAAGCCGGGCAACTTCACATTTTACGAATCCTcctttaacttttacttttcaGCCAAACACTGTTTGATTAACGCTGGAAGTGCTCCTGCAACAGCCGTGGCGCTGGACTGCAGTGGGACGGGCAGAAACTACACTCCGCTGGGATGAATGAATGATTGGCTTCTAGTCTCTTCTGTGTTTTCCATGGAGCTGCTGCCACGCAGGATATGACGTTGCTGGGATTtaatctatcagccaatcacacATCAGAGCTGTCACACCCATTTATAATGTATTAATGGTCATATATCCTTTTCTTtactaaaatgacaaattattaaattaatctattattcATTTCGAGTGgcttaatttttatatttatatttaattgatTCATCTAGTcgtttttaaaacgttttttccCCTTGTTTTTTATACACACCTTATTTATATGAAATCTGACAGAATTTCATACACTGAGAAGCTGAATGCACTGCTCTTGTATAACtgtgtttacttttaaatgaaaagtatttatttgtagatttaGTAACATCGCATGACTGTTTGAAGGATGACATGTTATTTTTGCATTCACTGCTTTTAGTGTTAGAAATTACAAGTTTCAAGACTCGTTTGgtgtcatttctatatttacGTTCTGAGTTCAGAAGTTAATGGAGAACACAGTTGGCACtaaatgtatgattttttttactattattattattttgttctaGGAATTCTCAAAATTTTCTCCATGATACTGCTCAGTTGAAACTATTTTAGAACAACCTTGAACAGCTAATCTTTTAATTGTGGTACCATTTTTCTGTGTATATCACTGAAGACAATCCAGTGGCATGTATATGTGCATACATTTTAGTATGTGCTTAAAAATTGGTACCTACCACATTTTAGGACCCATATTGTACGCCAAAGCTCATCTTTTAACCACTACCATTGCAAACAAGACAGCGCTCCATCCACCACCACAGTCTCACTGTTTGCATACTGCAGCACCCTATCTTTGCAAAcacactttgttgttttaatattattttttatttgctgagcCTGTTGAGTTTTTTGGAAGTCAAGGGAAGAAACAGCAAACAGGATATATTATCACTGGAAGTACCTTATCCTGTCCTCTACACAGTTACGTTACGTACTGTATTGATTTGATaagttttatgttgaaaaaatgATTAGAAAAAGTGTTTGTTCTACCTACTTTTGCTTTGTAGTCATATTTgtactttaaatgtatttttttgtctctgcttACACAATTTTACAATGTATCAGATGTAATGTTCACAGCTATAAAAAGCTCACctatgtaaataatttcttggatggctacttttttaATGTTGAGTAAAAACATGCTTAATGAGCGCTTCTCTTGAGTATTGTTTTATCCGACTCATACACTGCATCTGCAGTGCTCCATATTATCCATACAATCAAAGTGATGTTTGCTGACTGGTACGTCtctcagttgtttttaaaaactgctttattgTGCTATAATCTATGTTGTAACATTCAAataacttttattgtgaaattgtagtaagtcaaaataaagtttctgttatttattcagATATGAGCAATAACTGTTTATAGACAAGTACAATAATGCTTTATTCAATCccatattaaaacatttaagagaAATCACAGTATAAAACCAACTCAGAATTCCTGAGCAAACCATATAGCATATTTACATGTGTAGTCTCtcatatatataaattttttctttcatgaatTGTAGGGTTTTTACTGTCCAGATGAATTGCAAGAACATCATGTACAGGTAAAATGACTTAAATACACACAGTGCCTCTGGAAAGGTTGGTATAAATATCAAGAGCATGCTACACTGAAAATGCTCTTTTTGAGGTTTTGTGTTAATGCCATTTTGCTTTTTCAAGATCACAAACATAATTTGCAAACTCCTAAAAATATcttctatttttaatgcattttgtttttccaggtaGTATCATGTTTCAGTGCTGGATCATGTTTCTCTTAAGAGTTAGCTGCTCAAGCTTTACTGATCTAATATTTATCATATAAAACTGTTCTTGCTGCTAAACACATAGCATCCAGGCTTATCAAGCTGATATTACTGTTTGATAAACCTAACTAGCAAAACTGTTGAACAATATGATGCTTCAACATGTCCTAAAGCAATTTCCATGTTGTCCTCATGCATGAGTGTTTTCTTCCAGACATGCCAGATTCCTCCCTAAGTTCAGAAACATGGTTCACTGGTCACTTCAAACTAACTGCAGGTGTTCGTATGTATTTTCTGAACTCTGAGTTCAAATTTTCTCCCTATGCAGGTGTGGGTTTTCTCCAGTTACTTCACTTTCTTCACATTGTCCAAACTAAGTGTGCCAAGTTTCTCTTTCAAGTCCCCCCAGGTGGCGGTACATGTCTGTgtgattgttttccttttgtgtttctgtgttgccatgTCCTGGATTAGCAACCTAACGTAGACCGCACAATATATTGCAAATTATCGCAATATCAATGTGCGCAATAATCATATTTCAAAGGACTGTTTGGAGTGAAATAATTCCAGCTAATATATTCCAAGACTTATGaaattgcattttcttccaATATTAATCTAGTTGGACACAGTCTCCCTGCAGCAAATACTCTCACTGGACACTAATAACATTGACCCAAAATGCTAAAGATCACAGAGTGTAAGAAGCACAGACAATAGAGACAAGAAGGAAAATATTAGGCATATCGTAACTGATATCATCAAtccaatatttaccaatattatttCCACTGAAAGATGTTCTAATGTCATGCAGTTGTGTCCTAACTCTTAACTGCCTTCTGTTCAATGACTTCTGGAGACACTTGGAGATCATCAAGCATCAGCATCCCACGACACAgtaacacaaacagaaaatggataTCTTTGTGCATTAATTGAGGTATCAACTCAACTCCAGGTACACTGGAGCCTCCCATAACTTGTCCTTTACGATCCTCTCTAGTTGTCAGACCCAATCCATTTTACCGACCACTGTATCAGGACTGGACGGTGGTGTGATTAAATTTGGTTCTAAGAGTAGTGTTTCCCCAGAGTCTTCCTCTTCCCGCCCAACACAGCCTGGAGATACACCAGCAAGATGCAACACATTTGTCCCTGCTGTGAACCCCGACAGCCTTTTGGCAAACACTCTGGATGCCATTCGAAGCCCCCCTGCCCTTTTCCGCCTTGCTGATGCTGAGGCGATTTGTTTGGAGCCCGCCAGCTCAGTCAGAAAGCCCAGACTTTGGGACGGAAGACTGTAGAGATGGAGTCCACAAAAAAGCCTTGGAAGCGGTCGGTAACCACCTGGAGGTGCAGGAGGGAGTGACTCAAACTGCACCAGCATGAACCGCTCGCCTGCACGGCCCTGTAAATAGTCTGCAAGAATACAGCTCAGCGAGGCGCCAAAAACATCCACGTGCCG
It encodes the following:
- the creld1b gene encoding cysteine-rich with EGF-like domain protein 1; protein product: MRGVWPLLPALVLLSELSVEKVQTAPCQTCRKLTESFIKGLEKTANKNFGGGNTAWEEEKLAKYARSETRLLEIVEAACEKTDFECNRLLEQIEDQVETWWFHRQQEAPDLFEWLCIEQLTLCCPPGHFGPDCKECPSGPGGVCGGLGRCEGEGSRLGDGECVCDPGYSGQLCQSCADGYFREKSSNDSAGACAACFHSCKKCSGSQDYKCLACKPGWILHDNKCVDIDECGTELARCPSNTYCHNIEGSYECRGCDQACVGCMGSGPARCKKCARGYRLKGAKCLDVDECSERAIACPGLNEACINEEGSFHCDCAEGFIRRDSICVENKPPAGPEKGLFDDMTDDEVLVLQQMFFGVIICALATLAAKGDMVFTAIFIGGVAAMAGYWLTEKGDYMLDGFLKGR